In Dromiciops gliroides isolate mDroGli1 chromosome 4, mDroGli1.pri, whole genome shotgun sequence, one DNA window encodes the following:
- the LOC122753768 gene encoding LOW QUALITY PROTEIN: zinc finger protein 496-like (The sequence of the model RefSeq protein was modified relative to this genomic sequence to represent the inferred CDS: inserted 4 bases in 4 codons; deleted 3 bases in 2 codons), producing MPTALCPRVLAPKEREEPIKMRNPRGQDPNPQTEPPGPESFRRLFRRFRYQEAAGPREALRRLRELCWGWLRPEQHTKEQILELLVLEQFLTILPGKIQNWVRAQEPESSEQAVVVVEDLETEPGRPWQWLQLSEDPVVIDDGDGSPALVRAPEQERLLSDTASPMAASEPSHSLTKRRVCHPPSQEEGLGNPNPRSAEQLNRGTDEGPPFTKESGMALWEEEGYVGKISVPPPVSQIPLFPEEGSSEDQEKVTSLHLSQNHVTQLKDVILCFSEEEWSLLDPAQTGFYGEFIIEEDYGVSLPMNYPGPQPVPERINELPKVMQLPDSRVEDDEPCGPEFQGPQDKEIPKTTCTGDNSFNKKEMPQQKSLGEEVSIEIVLSSSGDEDPXQSQSCREDLPGSKRRRRNPSLSHKNNMTDFRDAVHTQVETTSRKPYTCPECGKNFRWRANFIRHLKSRKEEKKIHECPICXETFTESEDLKNTRETHETKKPYICGECGKSFRLSSHLVSHSRMHTQEKGPELSKKEPQESSSSSSSSSSSSPSEEMTNPTTXFGEEKKEQTHKCCFCGKAFEQHDHLVQHSSIHTKDKSFKCRYCVKSFFHKHDLIRHQRVHMKXRSKQALNSY from the exons ATGCCTACAGCCCTTTGCCCCAGAGTCTTGGCCCCAAAGGAGCGAGAGGAACCTATTAAAATGAGGAATCCCCGAGGGCAGGACCCTAACCCACAGACAGAACCCCCTGGCCCTGAATCCTTCCGAAGGCTCTTCCGACGTTTCCGCTACCAGGAAGCTGCTGGTCCTCGAGAAGCTCTAAGACGGCTTCGGGAACTCTGCTGGGGTTGGCTAAGGCCAGAACAACACACCAAGGAGcaaattctagagctcctagTGCTGGAGCAGTTCCTGACCATCCTGCCTGGAAAGATCCAGAATTGGGTCCGAGCCCAGGAGCCAGAAAGCAGTGAGCAGGCAGTCGTTGTGGTGGAGGATTTGGAGACAGAGCCTGGGAGACCATGGCAGTGG CTCCAGCTCTCTGAGGATCCTGTGGtgattgatgatggtgatgggtCCCCTGCCCTAGTTCGGGCGCCGGAACAGGAAAGACTCTTGTCAGACACAGCATCCCCTATGGCAGCATCAGAGCCCTCACACAGCCTGACAAAGAGGCGGGTCTGCCATCCTCCATCCCAAGAAGAAGGGTTGGGGAACCCAAACCCAAGATCAGCAGAGCAGCTCAATAGGGGTACTGATGAAGGGCCTCCATTTACAAAAGAATCAG ggatggctctctgggaggaggagggatatGTTGGGAAAA tttCAGTACCCCCTCCTGTTTCccaaattcctttatttcctgAGGAAGGGAGTTCTGAAGACCAGGAAAAAGTGACCTCACTTCATTTGTCCCAG AACCATGTGACTCAGCTCAAGGATGTGATCCTGTGTTTCTCTGAGGAAGAGTGGTCTCTTCTGGACCCTGCTCAGACTGGCTTCTATGGAGAATTCATCATAGAGGAGGACTATGGAGTCTCTCTCCCCATGA ACTATCCAGGTCCCCAGCCAGTcccagagagaataaatgaattgcccaaggtcatgcaactaCCAGATTCCCGGGTAGAAGATGATGAGCCATGTGGCCCGGAATTCCAGGGCCCCCAGGATAAGGAGATCCCCAAAACTACTTGTACAG GAGATAACAGCTTTAACAAGAAGGAGATGCCTCAGCAGAAAAGTCTAGGAGAGGAAGTTTCCATTGAGATTGTATTATCCAGTTCTGGAGATGAGGATC AACAGAGTCAGTCCTGCAGAGAAGATCTTCCAGGCTCCAAGAGGAGGAGACGCAACCCTTCCCTATCTCACAAGAATAACATGACTGATTTCAGAGATGCTGTCCATACTCAGGTTGAGACTACATCAAGGAAACCTTACACATGCCCTGAGTGTGGGAAGAACTTCCGCTGGAGGGCAAACTTCATCAGGCATCTCAAGAGCcgcaaggaagagaagaaaattcaTGAGTGTCCTATCT CGGAAACATTCACTGAAAGTGAGGATCTC AAGAACACACGAGAGACCCATGAAACTAAGAAGCCCTACATATGTGGTGAATGT GGAAAAAGTTTCCGCCTCAGTTCCCATCTTGTCTCCCACAGCAGAATGCATACCCAGGAGAAAGGGCCTGAACTAAGCAAGAAAGAGCCACAagaatcatcatcatcgtcatcgtcATCGTCGTCATCTAGTCCatcagaagaaatgacaaaccctACCA TatttggagaggagaagaaagagcaaACACATAAGTGTTGTTTTTGTGGAAAAGCCTTTGAGCAGCATGACCACCTGGTCCAGCACAGCAGCATTCACACAAAAGATAAGTCCTTTAAATGTCGATACTGTGTCAAAAGTTTCTTTCATAAGCATGATCTCATTCGACATCAACGAGTACATATGA AGCGCTCTAAGCAAGCTCTGAACTCATACTAA